From Chitinivorax sp. B, the proteins below share one genomic window:
- a CDS encoding translocation/assembly module TamB domain-containing protein has protein sequence MMTDTPPVTTPPSRLKRIWHHSWRTIAWLLIVLMILVGLLIGLTTTTPGLNLLVGAVNRLSGGLVSINGLQGSLWQSLQLDELKIASGKTRIQLNKATLTWHPTKLLQGALAVDALSVDMLILDLPPSNEPTIFPSSLRAPLAIHAKSVSLNQLKLVQENLVLSHLVASLNSTGVQHELKLNSLTSQWGALNGKLSVNGDAPYVLSGEITGKGGLGEHPIQLEARLRGDLKSLQVALAGHSGQAKMLLDAQLAPFASSPPAMVHSLRGRLHDIDLPSWVPGAPKALLNGLVYVEPHRTGWRGKIDFENRQAGTVDAGAIPVDRLVGGLGYDSGTLQANGLVVHRSNGNLRLNGTLSEAKLALEGIASKLDTKTLHQALKPTAINGTLKLSGSVSAPALMVDLTDALLALQADLLWQRQGKAPALIVKHAKLTHEAGRAELTGQLGLDAQKAFQAKLELDHFKPQALAQVPPADINLTADVAGALTPGWSLVGQFNLLESKLGSLMVKGQGTIKALADRIEQVQLALTAGTNQLTINGALGESSDTLQLVLQAPDLNLPEYQMTGAVSVNAKLTGAMNRPSLIAAATAQRLRLPGDVQIAYLASQAKLEAEAGGRLDAQLTADGIALAGKQLNSVQFKLDGTRAQHHASLAINGQLAAVPVNLRLVATGALSQEGEWQGMVNELENTGLYAIKLLAPLPLTANTQRVALQSASFNVLGSPVQLEKLIWQPQGLEVAGQGQLDTARLLALTEQNLPIKSSLVLDARWQLVLGQHLDGTLVLKRRQGDLVLTEAGTEEGMPLHLSGTQVELQLRQDLLNVVADITSTSLGGLKAKADGALANTETGWGVARTVPLRWRVDGEMASIAWVGPLLGPMVRTAGRVALDVTGEQIGSRLQLGGWVHGNDLVLNDPDRGLSFKEGLLRAELQQDQLLLKDLLLKAGKGQLSGSGTLALSADAPSANLMVKAERFAVLTRPDRQLVISGTGQMRLERNELHLDAKLKADEGLFLADKSDSPTLGNDVVIVGRTSNKPKAGSAMPVFLTAGFDLGDKLKVQGFGLDATLGGALIVKATPRRPLSASGTVQVEKGRYAAYGQKLVVTRGLVNFQGPLDNPSLDILAVRENLQVEVGVQVAGTAQAPRVTLYSDTPMPDTEKVSWLVLGHSGANMSQGDAGALLLAASGLLGGDSANSFAKTLAETFGLDEIGVGSGSGTNKQTANGEGGAQGLSLNTQVITLGKRLSDRVYLAYEQGLTGASAALKLTYQISKRLSVVARAGQRETHVDVQFTHRFDTLGDQ, from the coding sequence ATGATGACCGATACTCCGCCTGTTACAACGCCACCATCACGGTTAAAACGAATCTGGCACCATAGCTGGCGTACGATTGCCTGGCTGCTGATCGTGCTGATGATATTGGTCGGTCTGCTGATTGGGTTGACTACCACTACACCCGGGTTGAATCTATTGGTCGGTGCGGTCAATCGCCTGAGTGGTGGCCTGGTCAGCATCAATGGGCTACAAGGCTCGCTTTGGCAGAGCTTGCAGTTGGATGAGCTCAAAATTGCCAGTGGCAAAACCCGTATTCAACTGAACAAAGCGACATTGACCTGGCATCCGACCAAGTTGCTGCAAGGTGCGTTGGCAGTAGATGCGCTGTCGGTCGATATGCTGATCCTGGATCTGCCACCCAGCAACGAACCTACCATCTTCCCCAGTTCATTACGGGCACCACTGGCCATTCATGCCAAGTCCGTATCACTCAATCAATTGAAGCTGGTCCAGGAAAACCTGGTGCTATCGCACTTGGTAGCAAGCCTGAACAGCACCGGAGTACAGCATGAGCTCAAGCTGAATTCACTGACCAGTCAATGGGGAGCATTGAATGGCAAGCTATCTGTGAATGGTGATGCGCCCTATGTTTTGTCCGGTGAAATCACGGGCAAAGGTGGCTTGGGTGAGCACCCGATTCAACTGGAGGCGAGACTGCGTGGTGACTTGAAATCATTGCAAGTGGCATTGGCCGGGCACAGTGGCCAAGCCAAAATGCTGTTGGATGCTCAGTTGGCACCCTTTGCCAGTTCACCACCTGCAATGGTGCATTCGTTACGAGGTCGGCTGCATGATATTGATTTACCCAGTTGGGTACCTGGTGCGCCAAAGGCGTTGCTGAATGGCTTGGTCTATGTCGAACCCCATCGAACCGGATGGCGTGGCAAGATCGATTTTGAAAACCGGCAGGCAGGCACGGTTGATGCCGGTGCCATTCCAGTTGATCGTCTGGTTGGTGGGCTAGGCTATGACTCAGGTACTCTGCAGGCCAATGGGCTGGTGGTCCATCGCAGTAATGGCAACCTGCGATTGAATGGTACGTTGTCAGAAGCCAAGTTGGCGTTGGAAGGTATTGCCAGCAAACTGGATACCAAGACATTGCACCAAGCACTCAAGCCAACTGCAATCAATGGAACGTTGAAGCTCTCGGGCTCTGTATCTGCACCGGCATTGATGGTTGATCTGACCGACGCATTGCTGGCATTGCAGGCAGATCTGCTATGGCAACGTCAGGGTAAGGCGCCAGCATTGATCGTCAAACACGCCAAGCTGACCCATGAGGCTGGCCGGGCCGAATTGACCGGCCAACTTGGGCTGGATGCACAAAAGGCATTCCAGGCCAAGCTGGAGCTGGATCATTTCAAACCCCAGGCATTGGCACAGGTGCCCCCTGCAGATATCAACCTGACTGCCGATGTGGCTGGTGCCTTGACGCCGGGGTGGTCGCTGGTGGGTCAATTCAATTTACTGGAAAGCAAGTTGGGGAGCCTGATGGTGAAAGGGCAAGGCACCATCAAGGCACTGGCCGATCGCATTGAACAAGTACAGTTGGCGCTGACCGCGGGCACCAATCAATTGACGATCAATGGAGCGCTAGGTGAATCCAGCGATACATTGCAATTGGTGTTGCAGGCACCAGATTTGAATCTGCCTGAATACCAAATGACCGGTGCCGTATCCGTCAATGCTAAATTGACTGGTGCGATGAATCGTCCCTCTCTGATAGCAGCAGCCACTGCACAGCGCCTTCGACTGCCGGGTGATGTTCAGATCGCCTATCTGGCGAGCCAAGCCAAGCTGGAGGCAGAAGCAGGTGGGCGGCTTGACGCCCAATTGACTGCTGATGGGATTGCGCTGGCAGGTAAGCAACTGAATAGTGTGCAATTCAAATTGGATGGTACCCGTGCCCAACATCACGCCAGCTTGGCCATCAACGGCCAACTGGCCGCTGTGCCCGTTAACTTGAGGCTGGTAGCAACAGGGGCTTTGTCACAAGAGGGCGAGTGGCAGGGAATGGTGAATGAGTTGGAGAATACTGGTCTGTATGCGATCAAGCTGTTGGCACCACTCCCACTCACTGCCAATACCCAACGCGTGGCGCTGCAATCCGCTTCGTTCAACGTGCTGGGCAGCCCAGTGCAGCTGGAAAAACTGATTTGGCAGCCACAAGGGTTGGAAGTGGCAGGCCAGGGGCAATTGGATACGGCGCGGTTGTTGGCATTGACTGAACAGAATCTTCCAATCAAATCCAGCCTGGTGCTGGATGCGCGCTGGCAACTGGTATTGGGCCAGCATCTGGATGGTACATTGGTACTGAAGCGTAGGCAGGGCGATCTGGTGCTGACCGAAGCAGGTACCGAAGAGGGTATGCCATTGCACTTGAGTGGTACTCAAGTTGAATTGCAGTTGCGACAAGATTTGCTGAATGTAGTTGCCGATATCACCTCTACCTCGCTTGGCGGTCTCAAGGCCAAAGCCGATGGCGCTTTGGCCAACACCGAAACAGGGTGGGGGGTGGCCAGAACGGTACCGCTGCGTTGGCGGGTAGATGGTGAAATGGCCTCGATTGCTTGGGTCGGCCCATTGCTGGGGCCAATGGTACGAACAGCTGGCCGAGTGGCATTGGATGTAACCGGTGAGCAGATTGGCAGTCGTCTGCAACTGGGCGGATGGGTGCATGGCAATGATCTGGTATTGAACGATCCGGATCGTGGACTTTCCTTCAAGGAAGGGTTGTTACGTGCCGAGCTGCAGCAGGATCAACTGCTACTGAAAGATCTGCTTCTGAAGGCGGGGAAAGGCCAACTTAGCGGTAGTGGTACGTTGGCATTATCTGCCGATGCACCTTCCGCCAATTTGATGGTCAAGGCTGAGCGTTTCGCTGTCTTGACCCGTCCTGACCGGCAACTGGTGATCAGTGGAACAGGCCAGATGCGGCTGGAGCGCAATGAACTTCATCTGGATGCGAAGCTGAAGGCAGACGAAGGTCTGTTCCTAGCAGATAAAAGTGATTCACCCACATTGGGGAATGATGTGGTCATTGTTGGCCGTACCAGCAACAAACCCAAAGCAGGTTCGGCAATGCCGGTATTTTTGACGGCAGGGTTTGATCTGGGTGACAAGCTGAAAGTGCAAGGCTTTGGGTTAGACGCTACCTTGGGCGGTGCCTTGATTGTCAAAGCAACGCCGCGCCGACCACTTTCCGCCAGTGGTACTGTCCAAGTCGAAAAAGGCCGATATGCTGCCTATGGACAAAAGCTGGTCGTCACCCGCGGATTGGTCAATTTCCAAGGCCCGCTCGATAACCCAAGCCTGGATATTCTAGCTGTGCGTGAAAACCTGCAGGTCGAAGTGGGGGTACAGGTCGCGGGCACAGCACAAGCACCACGGGTGACGCTCTATTCCGATACGCCCATGCCGGATACGGAAAAGGTGTCCTGGCTGGTGCTGGGGCATTCCGGCGCCAATATGAGTCAGGGGGACGCGGGTGCTTTGCTACTGGCGGCCAGTGGCTTGCTGGGTGGTGATTCGGCCAACTCGTTTGCCAAAACCTTGGCAGAAACCTTCGGTCTGGACGAAATCGGGGTGGGTTCAGGTTCTGGCACTAATAAACAAACTGCCAACGGTGAGGGAGGAGCGCAAGGGCTGTCGTTGAATACCCAGGTGATTACCTTGGGCAAGCGACTATCCGATCGCGTCTACCTGGCTTACGAGCAAGGTCTGACAGGCGCCAGCGCTGCGCTGAAACTGACCTATCAGATCAGTAAGCGCCTATCAGTAGTGGCACGAGCGGGTCAGCGCGAAACGCATGTTGATGTTCAGTTTACGCACCGATTCGATACATTGGGTGATCAATAA
- a CDS encoding ABC transporter substrate-binding protein yields the protein MQNRLLKLAIAAALACGATQSYAAGKTLVFCSEASPEGFDPGPYTSGTTFDASAETIYNRLVEFERGSTKVQPGLAESWEVSPDGLVYTFKLRKGVKFHSSESFKPTREFNADDVVFTFTRMIDKDQPFRKAMPVEFPYASDMGMDANITKVEKVDPYTVKFTLKKIDAPFIQNLAMSFASILSAEYADKLLKDGKPQLLNQQPIGTGPFVFKSYQKDAAIRYDANKDYWRKGEVKLDKLIFAITTDANTRMQKLKAGECHLTVFPRPADLAVLKADPKLVVPSQAGFNLGYLAYNVKHKPLDKAEVRQALEMAINKKAIIDAVYQGAGQPATNPMPPTQWSYDKGLKDVGYSPEKAKEMLKKAGVADGTEITLWAMPVQRPYNPNAKLMAEMIQADWAKVGIKGKITTYEWGEYLKRGKAGEHDTMLVGWTGDNGDPDNWLGVNLGCEAVGGNNYAQWCNKEFDDLIVKGKQTTDPKKRTEFYTKAQQIFKKELPWTTVAHSTVYQPMRKEVDGFKISPFGLNSFYGVSLK from the coding sequence ATGCAAAACCGACTTCTGAAACTGGCCATTGCGGCTGCCTTGGCTTGCGGCGCCACCCAAAGCTATGCTGCCGGAAAAACGCTCGTGTTCTGCTCTGAAGCCAGCCCGGAAGGTTTCGATCCTGGCCCCTACACGTCCGGCACGACATTCGATGCCTCTGCCGAGACCATCTACAACCGCCTGGTTGAGTTTGAGCGCGGCAGCACTAAGGTGCAGCCTGGTCTGGCTGAAAGTTGGGAGGTTTCTCCGGACGGTCTGGTTTACACCTTCAAACTGCGCAAAGGTGTGAAGTTCCACAGCAGTGAAAGCTTCAAACCGACCCGTGAATTCAATGCCGATGACGTGGTGTTCACTTTCACCCGCATGATCGACAAGGATCAACCATTCCGTAAAGCCATGCCGGTCGAATTCCCCTATGCCTCCGATATGGGCATGGATGCGAACATCACCAAAGTGGAAAAGGTTGATCCATACACCGTCAAGTTCACGTTGAAAAAGATTGATGCGCCGTTCATCCAGAATCTGGCTATGAGCTTTGCGTCGATTCTGTCTGCCGAGTATGCGGACAAATTGCTGAAGGATGGCAAGCCACAGCTACTGAATCAGCAACCAATCGGTACTGGTCCGTTCGTATTCAAGAGTTACCAGAAAGATGCCGCCATTCGCTATGACGCGAACAAGGATTACTGGCGCAAAGGTGAGGTCAAACTCGACAAGCTGATCTTCGCCATTACCACTGATGCCAACACCCGTATGCAAAAGCTGAAGGCAGGCGAGTGCCACCTGACCGTCTTCCCTCGTCCGGCCGATTTGGCTGTGCTGAAGGCAGATCCGAAGCTGGTAGTGCCAAGCCAGGCTGGTTTCAACCTGGGTTACCTGGCCTACAACGTGAAGCATAAACCGCTGGATAAGGCCGAAGTCCGTCAGGCGCTGGAGATGGCAATCAACAAGAAAGCCATCATTGATGCGGTATACCAGGGTGCCGGCCAGCCGGCTACCAACCCAATGCCACCGACCCAGTGGTCTTATGACAAAGGCCTGAAGGATGTGGGTTACAGCCCGGAAAAGGCCAAGGAAATGCTGAAGAAGGCGGGCGTGGCTGACGGTACTGAAATCACCCTATGGGCAATGCCGGTTCAGCGCCCGTATAACCCGAATGCCAAGTTGATGGCAGAAATGATTCAGGCAGACTGGGCCAAGGTTGGCATCAAGGGCAAGATCACCACTTACGAGTGGGGTGAGTACCTGAAGCGTGGCAAGGCGGGTGAGCACGACACCATGCTGGTAGGCTGGACTGGTGATAATGGAGATCCGGACAACTGGTTGGGTGTCAACCTGGGTTGTGAAGCAGTGGGCGGGAACAACTATGCGCAGTGGTGCAATAAGGAATTCGATGATCTGATCGTCAAAGGTAAGCAAACCACTGACCCCAAGAAGCGTACCGAGTTTTACACCAAGGCTCAGCAAATCTTCAAGAAGGAGCTGCCTTGGACCACCGTTGCCCACTCGACTGTCTATCAGCCGATGCGCAAGGAAGTGGACGGCTTCAAAATCAGCCCGTTTGGTCTCAACAGCTTCTACGGCGTTAGCCTGAAGTAA
- a CDS encoding ABC transporter substrate-binding protein, giving the protein MLAMAITAGLTIGAQAHAAKVLTVCTEASPEGFDISQYTAAVTADATSEAIHNRLVEFERGSTKVVPGLAEKWDISKDGLVYTFTLRKGVKFHTTEYFKPTREFNADDVLWTFNRMLDKNHPWFKVSTRGYPYAESMEFPTLVKSIEKVDPYTVKFTLNQPEAPFLADLAMGFASIFSAEYGDQLLKAGKTQQLNQLPIGTGPFVFRRYEKDAQIRFDAHKDYWKGKAAADKLIFAISPDTSVRIQKLKAGECQIALYPLPNDVANLRKDPKIRVDELNALMTAYLAFNMEHKPYEKKEVRQAISMGFDKKSYIKALFGEAASPAINPFPSTMWSYSKEVKDYEYNPQKAKELLAKAGFPNGFKTTIWTRPGGGTVNPNPKLGSEMLQADLKKIGIDAEIKVVEWGELLKRAKAGEHDMVFNGWAGDNGDPDNFLTPLLSCTAAKSGENYARWCDKKFDELLDKAKTNSDPKERTKLYLEAQKVFKETAPWLTLAHPTMFVAMHKNVSGYKLSPLGNNHFWGVDIK; this is encoded by the coding sequence ATGCTCGCTATGGCGATCACAGCTGGGTTGACAATCGGGGCGCAAGCCCATGCGGCCAAGGTATTGACAGTCTGCACCGAGGCCAGCCCGGAAGGTTTCGATATTTCCCAATACACCGCCGCTGTTACGGCTGATGCCACCTCAGAAGCCATTCATAACCGGTTGGTCGAATTCGAGCGGGGATCAACCAAAGTTGTACCTGGACTGGCTGAGAAGTGGGACATCTCCAAGGATGGGCTGGTCTACACCTTTACATTGCGTAAAGGTGTGAAGTTCCACACTACCGAGTATTTTAAACCGACTCGCGAATTCAATGCCGATGATGTGCTATGGACATTCAATCGCATGCTGGACAAAAACCATCCTTGGTTCAAGGTCAGCACACGCGGTTACCCTTATGCGGAAAGTATGGAATTTCCGACATTGGTGAAATCGATTGAGAAGGTTGATCCCTACACCGTCAAATTTACGCTGAATCAACCAGAAGCCCCATTCCTGGCTGATCTGGCGATGGGTTTTGCCTCTATTTTTTCAGCTGAGTATGGTGATCAGCTCTTGAAGGCTGGTAAGACTCAACAACTGAATCAATTACCAATCGGTACTGGCCCGTTCGTTTTCAGGCGCTATGAGAAAGACGCCCAGATCCGTTTTGATGCGCACAAGGATTACTGGAAAGGTAAGGCAGCGGCTGACAAGCTGATTTTCGCAATTTCCCCTGATACGTCGGTCCGTATCCAGAAACTCAAAGCAGGTGAATGCCAGATTGCCTTGTATCCGTTGCCCAATGATGTGGCCAATCTGCGTAAGGATCCCAAGATCAGGGTTGACGAACTGAATGCGCTGATGACGGCCTATTTGGCCTTCAACATGGAGCATAAGCCCTACGAAAAGAAAGAAGTCCGTCAGGCAATTTCGATGGGGTTCGACAAGAAGTCCTATATCAAAGCATTGTTTGGCGAGGCGGCCAGCCCGGCGATCAATCCGTTTCCTTCGACCATGTGGAGTTACAGCAAGGAAGTGAAGGACTACGAATACAATCCTCAAAAAGCCAAGGAACTTTTGGCAAAAGCGGGTTTCCCGAATGGCTTCAAAACCACAATCTGGACCCGCCCTGGCGGTGGTACCGTCAATCCGAACCCCAAGCTGGGCTCTGAGATGCTGCAAGCAGACTTGAAGAAGATCGGGATCGATGCCGAAATCAAGGTGGTGGAGTGGGGCGAGCTGCTGAAGCGTGCCAAAGCGGGCGAACACGACATGGTTTTCAACGGTTGGGCGGGTGACAATGGTGATCCCGATAACTTTCTGACCCCATTGTTGTCGTGCACCGCAGCCAAATCTGGTGAGAACTACGCACGTTGGTGTGACAAGAAATTTGATGAATTGCTGGATAAAGCAAAAACCAATTCTGATCCGAAAGAACGCACCAAACTTTATCTCGAAGCACAAAAGGTGTTTAAAGAGACAGCGCCGTGGCTGACCTTGGCGCATCCAACCATGTTTGTGGCTATGCATAAAAATGTGAGCGGTTACAAATTGTCACCACTTGGAAACAACCACTTTTGGGGCGTTGACATTAAGTAA
- a CDS encoding ABC transporter permease subunit, whose amino-acid sequence MLSFILRKIGMVIPTFLGITLIAFGLIHLLPGDPVLVMVGERRLDPEMYKAAMHNLGLDLPLWQQYLHYLTRALQGDLGNSLITKEPVMTEFLKLFPATFELSVCAMLFATVFGLLAGILAAIKRGTVVDHTVMGAALTGYSMPIFWWGLMLIILFSVTLGWTPVSGRISLEYDIVPKTGLLLIDTLMSDEEGAFISALRHLILPSIVLGTIPMAVIARMTRSSMLEVLREDYIRTARAKGLSKTRVIMVHALRNSLIPVVTVIGLMVGTLLAGAVLTETIFSWPGVGKWLIDAVFRRDYPIVQGGILITATIIIVVNLLVDIMYGVINPRIRHAR is encoded by the coding sequence ATGCTCTCCTTTATCCTCAGGAAGATCGGGATGGTCATTCCTACCTTCCTCGGGATCACGCTGATCGCTTTCGGCTTGATCCACCTTCTCCCCGGCGACCCAGTTCTGGTCATGGTTGGCGAACGACGACTTGATCCAGAAATGTACAAGGCCGCTATGCATAATCTGGGACTAGATCTGCCGTTGTGGCAGCAGTACCTTCACTACCTGACTCGTGCTTTGCAGGGCGATCTTGGCAATTCGCTGATCACTAAAGAGCCGGTGATGACTGAATTCCTCAAGCTGTTCCCCGCGACCTTCGAGCTGTCGGTCTGTGCGATGTTGTTTGCCACCGTATTTGGTCTACTGGCTGGGATACTGGCCGCAATCAAACGTGGTACTGTCGTCGATCATACCGTGATGGGTGCCGCGTTGACTGGCTATTCCATGCCTATCTTCTGGTGGGGCTTGATGTTGATCATTCTGTTCTCGGTGACGCTCGGCTGGACCCCTGTCTCCGGCCGGATTTCGCTTGAATACGATATCGTGCCGAAGACTGGTTTGCTGCTGATCGATACGCTGATGTCAGACGAAGAAGGTGCATTCATTTCAGCGCTGCGGCATCTGATCCTGCCATCCATTGTGTTGGGAACCATCCCAATGGCCGTGATTGCCAGGATGACTCGTTCCTCCATGCTGGAAGTGCTGCGTGAGGACTATATCCGTACTGCTCGGGCTAAAGGTTTGTCGAAAACGCGCGTCATCATGGTCCATGCACTGCGTAATTCTTTGATTCCGGTCGTTACTGTCATTGGTTTGATGGTTGGCACATTGCTGGCAGGGGCGGTATTGACCGAGACCATCTTCTCTTGGCCGGGTGTGGGCAAGTGGTTGATCGATGCGGTATTCCGTCGTGACTATCCAATCGTACAAGGTGGCATTCTGATTACAGCCACCATCATCATCGTCGTCAATTTGCTGGTAGACATCATGTATGGTGTCATCAACCCGCGCATTCGCCACGCGAGGTAA
- a CDS encoding ABC transporter permease subunit — protein MTTTVVPQQAEVAVLSYPSPLKEFWQSFSANRGALIAMLFMLALIICAVFAPWVAPHSPIEQYRDHMLTPPFWQAGGSTRFLLGTDDLGRDILSRLIFGARLSLSIGLVSVVMSMIPGIVLGLVAAFFPKLDTAIMRLMDILLALPSLLLAVAIVSILSNDAFDKAVEGLFHINPSLFKTMLAIALVSLPNYVRLTRASAMAEINREYVVASRVAGAGTLRLMFNAVLPNCMAPIIVQATLGFSSAILDAAALGFLGLGAQPPLPEWGTMLSSARDYIERAWWVVTMPGLTILFSVLALNLMGDGLRDALDPKLKRVA, from the coding sequence ATGACTACTACCGTTGTCCCGCAGCAGGCCGAAGTGGCTGTGTTGTCCTATCCTTCACCGTTGAAGGAATTCTGGCAAAGTTTTTCTGCCAATCGTGGTGCACTGATTGCCATGCTGTTCATGTTGGCTCTGATCATCTGTGCCGTTTTTGCACCATGGGTTGCACCGCACAGCCCGATCGAACAGTATCGTGACCATATGTTGACACCTCCTTTCTGGCAGGCGGGTGGTTCAACCCGTTTCCTGCTGGGGACGGATGATCTGGGGCGAGACATTTTGTCACGTCTGATCTTCGGTGCGAGATTGTCGCTGTCCATCGGCTTGGTTTCAGTGGTCATGTCTATGATCCCTGGAATCGTTCTGGGCCTTGTAGCGGCGTTCTTTCCCAAGCTGGACACCGCTATCATGCGTCTGATGGATATTCTGCTGGCGTTACCCAGCTTGCTGCTGGCGGTGGCCATTGTATCCATCCTCAGTAACGACGCATTTGACAAGGCGGTGGAAGGACTTTTCCACATCAACCCCAGTTTGTTCAAGACCATGTTGGCGATTGCCTTGGTCAGCCTGCCCAATTATGTTCGCCTGACACGTGCGTCAGCCATGGCGGAAATCAACCGCGAATACGTGGTGGCATCACGTGTGGCGGGGGCTGGCACTTTGCGTCTGATGTTCAACGCTGTGCTGCCAAACTGCATGGCACCTATTATCGTTCAGGCCACTTTGGGCTTCTCCTCGGCCATTCTGGACGCTGCAGCGTTGGGTTTCTTGGGATTGGGCGCACAGCCGCCCTTGCCTGAGTGGGGCACCATGTTATCGTCTGCACGCGACTATATCGAACGTGCTTGGTGGGTCGTGACTATGCCTGGTTTGACCATTTTGTTCTCGGTATTGGCCCTGAACCTGATGGGGGACGGCCTGCGCGATGCGCTTGACCCGAAACTGAAACGTGTCGCTTAA
- a CDS encoding oligopeptide/dipeptide ABC transporter ATP-binding protein has translation MSLLKIRNLSVTFGSGANPFRAVDGIDFEIDRGEIVGTVGESGSGKSVTMLALMGLIDAPGRVTADELSFDGKNLLTMSERERRKIIGKDIAMIFQDALSSLNPSYTVGYQIKEVLKVHEGLRGAALERRALELLEMVEIPDPKSRLNAYPHQLSGGMSQRVMIAMAIACRPKLLIADEPTTALDVTIQAQIMDLLVNLQKSQNMALIMITHDLAVVAEIAHRVNVMYAGQLVESNRVPAIFEHPRHPYTQALLASIPEHSKGAHRLSTLPGIVPGLYDRPKGCLLSPRCPYVQDQCRNERPRIEVKNGLGVRCFTPLNDEGKPTV, from the coding sequence ATGAGTCTGTTGAAAATCCGTAATCTCTCCGTCACGTTTGGTAGCGGTGCTAATCCGTTTCGTGCCGTTGATGGAATCGACTTTGAAATCGATCGTGGCGAAATTGTTGGCACTGTCGGTGAGTCCGGTTCAGGTAAATCAGTCACCATGCTGGCGTTGATGGGGTTGATTGATGCGCCAGGGCGTGTGACTGCCGATGAACTGTCGTTTGATGGTAAAAATCTGCTTACCATGTCAGAGCGCGAACGTCGCAAAATCATCGGCAAAGACATTGCCATGATTTTCCAGGATGCTCTTTCCAGTTTGAATCCAAGCTACACTGTCGGCTACCAGATCAAGGAAGTGCTTAAGGTACATGAAGGGCTGCGTGGTGCTGCGCTTGAGCGCCGTGCGTTGGAGTTATTGGAGATGGTCGAGATTCCTGATCCCAAGTCACGTCTCAACGCCTATCCTCACCAGCTATCCGGTGGGATGAGCCAGCGGGTAATGATTGCGATGGCGATTGCCTGTCGGCCCAAGCTGCTGATCGCCGATGAGCCGACAACAGCGTTGGATGTGACAATCCAGGCCCAGATCATGGATCTGTTGGTCAATCTGCAAAAGAGTCAGAATATGGCTCTGATCATGATCACGCATGATCTGGCTGTTGTTGCGGAAATCGCTCATCGTGTGAACGTGATGTATGCCGGGCAGTTGGTCGAATCCAATCGAGTGCCTGCAATTTTCGAGCATCCTCGCCATCCATATACCCAGGCGTTGTTGGCATCGATCCCGGAACACAGCAAAGGTGCGCATCGTCTCTCTACCTTGCCTGGTATTGTGCCGGGCCTTTACGACCGCCCCAAGGGCTGTCTGCTGAGCCCACGTTGTCCCTATGTACAAGACCAATGCCGCAATGAGCGCCCCCGCATAGAAGTTAAAAATGGACTGGGCGTACGTTGTTTCACCCCATTGAACGATGAAGGGAAGCCGACAGTATGA